A part of Miscanthus floridulus cultivar M001 chromosome 6, ASM1932011v1, whole genome shotgun sequence genomic DNA contains:
- the LOC136458673 gene encoding splicing factor U2af small subunit B-like: MAEHLASIFGTEKDRVNCPFYFKIGACRHGDRCSRLHNRPTISPTLVLVNMYQRPDMITPGVDAQGQPIDPRKMQEHFEDFYEDIHEELSKFGEIENLNICDNLADHMIGNVYVQFREEDQAAAAHTALQGRFYSGRPIVVDFSPVTDFREATCRQYEENSCNRGGYCNFMHVKKIGRDLRKKMFGHYKRPYRGRSRSPSPHHRRERRDRDDYRGAGGGRGRGRDDYHGGGGGRRGGGSRHERYDDGGRRRHGGSPPPRRARSPVRESSEERRAKIEQWNRERDEKQG, encoded by the coding sequence ATGGCGGAACACTTGGCTTCAATATTTGGTACAGAGAAAGATAGGGTCAACTGCCCATTTTACTTCAAGATTGGGGCTTGTCGTCATGGAGATCGTTGCTCACGTCTCCATAACAGGCCAACCATATCACCAACTCTTGTTCTCGTTAACATGTATCAGCGCCCTGACATGATCACCCCTGGGGTTGATGCTCAAGGTCAGCCAATTGATCCCCGCAAGATGCAGGAGCATTTTGAAGATTTTTACGAGGATATCCATGAGGAATTAAGCAAGTTTGGTGAGATCGAGAATCTCAATATCTGCGATAACCTTGCTGATCACATGATTGGTAATGTCTACGTCCAGTTCAGGGAGGAAGATCAGGCAGCTGCTGCTCATACAGCCCTTCAGGGCCGTTTTTACTCTGGCCGACCAATTGTTGTTGACTTCTCCCCTGTGACTGATTTCCGCGAAGCGACCTGCCGGCAGTATGAGGAGAACAGCTGCAATCGCGGTGGATATTGCAATTTCATGCATGTGAAGAAGATTGGTAGGGATCTGAGGAAAAAAATGTTTGGGCATTACAAGAGGCCGTACAGGGGAAGGAGCCGTAGCCCTAGTCCACATCACAGGAGGGAGCGCCGGGACCGAGATGATTACCGTGGCGCCGGTGGTGGCAGAGGCCGTGGCCGTGATGATTAccatggtggtggcggtgggcgcAGGGGTGGAGGCAGCAGGCATGAAAGGTATGACGATGGAGGGAGGCGCAGGCATGGTGGCAGCCCCCCTCCCAGGCGGGCGAGGAGCCCTGTCAGGGAGAGCAGTGAGGAGCGCAGGGCTAAGATTGAGCAGTGGAACCGTGAAAGGGATGAGAAGCAAGGGTGA